aagtTGAGTCATATATACGAGTACAACAATTCTAATTAGTCCCACATCAGTTGTTTCTAAAATACTAGAAGTTGAGTTATTTATATAAGTACAACAATGCTTGGTACAAGAgttattgtgtttgtgtttgtgcTTATACCACGTTAGTACAGGTGTACGTATTAATGTAGTTAAAGTTATATATTAATGCAAAAGTTTATATAAAGTAAATTAGAGGTGTTATATTGTTGGTTTGCCAAAATTAGCGAATTATTTGTGAATTTTGGTGAACCGGTTCGCAAAAGTACCGTGAACCAGTACTCACGAACCAATTCGCGGTTCGTAGAGTATACCTGCGAATTATGTAATTCTGGTAGATCATATGATAAAAGAGGCCACAAAATCATTTTATACGTTAGGGCAACATGTTCACACATGTGATATATCACTTGTCCATGTTTAATGTGTGAGAGTTGCACTATTAGAATCTTTAAAATAAccaaataacaattatttaaaaggAAAATTTGAATAGTTATACTACTACAAGACCTCAACTTTATTATTACCAAAAGAGCTATAGCACTGTCcttttattacaatattttcCATGGATAACCAACCATAGCAATTATTCCGAAGACAAGTAACTATAAACAACGACTCAAAATGAGACAACATAAACGACATCCAAAATGGTCATGAAAACCCAATTTAACACTTAAGCAACAATTACCTTATTACAGCTTATTTTTGTACCAATAAACCCCTTTAACCTCACTACCTTCATCTGGCTCTACATAAATACACTCCTTAGCCTCTCTCCACGCAGCTTTATAAACTGGAGTCTCATCAAAACGATAATATTCACCCAAAATTGGTTTCACAGCTTTAGTAGCTTCCATAGCATGATAATGAGGCATAGTTGAAAACATATGATGAACCACATGAGTATCGGTTATGTTATGAAAAACTTTATTAAGAATTCCATAATCTCTATCCACAGTAGCCAAAGCACCTCTTAACCAATCCCATTCACTAGAATCATAATGTGGCAAAGCAGGGTGAGTGTGTTGCAAATAagtgattaaaaccaaaaatccATTAACAATAAGAAGTGGAATTCCATAAACACAAACAACCCAATTCAAACCTTGGGCCAAAACAAGACGGTAAAGCCCATAAGAAGCTGCAATAACCCCGGCATCCGAGATATAAATTTGAAGCCTTTCACGGTCTGAATAAATGGGCCCATATGGGTCATAGTGTGAAGCGAATCTATCGTAGGGTCGGCCCGAAACGTTGAAGGTTAAGTAAAGTGGCCAACCAAGAGTGAGAGTAATAAGAAGTGTGAGAAATCTTCCAAAAGGGTTGTCAAGGTATTTATAGTACCAACCAATAGCGGATTTTCTCTTTGGAACAAAAACTTCATCACGTTCGAGAGAACCAGTGTTCGAATGGTGGCGACGGTGACTATATTTCCACGAAAAGTATGGCACCAAGAGACATGAGTGAAGGACAAGCCCAACTAAATCATCGACCCATTGGTAATCACTAAATGCATGGTGGCCGCATTCATGTGCAATGACCCAAACACCAGTTAGGACAGAACCTTGGAGGGCCCAATAAATAGGCCAGGCCCAA
The genomic region above belongs to Cicer arietinum cultivar CDC Frontier isolate Library 1 chromosome 4, Cicar.CDCFrontier_v2.0, whole genome shotgun sequence and contains:
- the LOC101489419 gene encoding delta(12)-fatty-acid desaturase FAD2-like, whose product is MGAGGRTSNPPSQSKSENDEHLKRVPHTKPPFTLGEIKKAIPPHCFNRSLIRSFSYVVSDLTIASILFHIATNYFPTLPESLSFWAWPIYWALQGSVLTGVWVIAHECGHHAFSDYQWVDDLVGLVLHSCLLVPYFSWKYSHRRHHSNTGSLERDEVFVPKRKSAIGWYYKYLDNPFGRFLTLLITLTLGWPLYLTFNVSGRPYDRFASHYDPYGPIYSDRERLQIYISDAGVIAASYGLYRLVLAQGLNWVVCVYGIPLLIVNGFLVLITYLQHTHPALPHYDSSEWDWLRGALATVDRDYGILNKVFHNITDTHVVHHMFSTMPHYHAMEATKAVKPILGEYYRFDETPVYKAAWREAKECIYVEPDEGSEVKGVYWYKNKL